The following are from one region of the Primulina eburnea isolate SZY01 chromosome 17, ASM2296580v1, whole genome shotgun sequence genome:
- the LOC140818027 gene encoding uncharacterized protein, whose product MPRLFAKMKRLKHHLRWWNRDVFGNIFDRLTEAERAVRSAEDVCETDPSDANWTSLSDRNEDLARITAMEADFWKQKAACHWLEDGERNTRLFRNMDLLTGEPSALDCPDFSGFSSVISAVENDGIAAIPSLDEVRATVFSIHRDSVAGPDGFSSAFFQHCWEIVHQDVFGAVLDFFQGSPMPQGFTATTITLIPKFEGARAWSDFRPISLCNVTNKIISKLLYSRLRDVVERLVSPNQSGFVPGWMISDNIILAQELTHSITLPPRGGNVILKLYMAKAYDRVQWHFLFDVLRHFGFSERVVALVSACISHCHFSVNINGSLSGFFGSTRGLRQGDPLSPLLFVLGAEYLSRGLERLYLQHPALRYRSDCDILISHLAYADDVIIFASGGTRGMQRLVDFLHHYENCSGQRVNATKSSLILPPRCSGRLRSRLLRITGFAEGHLPLKYLGVPLYRGNRTCSLFEPLLQSVRRKLEGWEIRTLSPGSRMTLIRSVLLSMPIYFFQVVQPPLAVMEKLERAFNAFLWGRDPWKGSGTGPGGPGLASPCLRGDSDSADLKISWNVSLSNYGLDFGRIRPRAEPGIRWRVGLGDVSFWDDTWFGDVPLSSRCVVRGGRDVRVSHFLSEGSWDFDRLCAVVAPSVAEKIVLIHVLSGDPDLARWIHSSDGAFSVRSAWELIRQRAPSSDVFRPCWGSWLRPTMSFFLWRFWHQWLPVDEVLQRRGFALASRCQCCDMSETLTHIFIRSPVARSVWHFFGTVFRVRTPDTEDFSLFLSAWKRDLVWSRGGHVREFLPCIVLWFLWTARNDAKHHHLPISGETVKFQILSYLRLAHSARTVKPRHWLGVFHVARLLGISVALHRFHRTAIVRWLRPPSGCFKLNVDGSSRGTSGDSSAGGVVRDDSGRVVLSFSEFIGAGSSLRAELWAVWRGLLLCSDNSFFPLWIELDSMTSIQLIRSRRCCWGLDHIISSIVVLLRGRSVHISHIFREGNSVADALAVLLLRGFLFSPILPVWCEWAQTLAHYMFGLLGIGCALALTLLVLFFGPLIFPGALFLFGPLFGPLLVPGGRLLQFLLARRLSSFTGVYWMSWWFQGFFPDDPLHCYDTFVRFILQMLDLFCSGWIAIFILLFYRHCTVISWPYLILTAGIHTVTRFQIRVVLTYWILQGDGLEMRISSWILHSSPSYHLVFFDVLTLSAARI is encoded by the exons ATGCCTCGGCTTTTTGCCAAGATGAAACGTCTCAAGCATCACCTCCGGTGGTGGAATCGGGATGTTTTTGGTAACATCTTTGATAGACTCACTGAGGCTGAGAGGGCTGTTCGTTCAGCTGAGGATGTTTGTGAGACCGACCCTTCTGACGCGAATTGGACTTCCCTGTCCGATCGCAATGAGGATCTGGCTCGTATCACCGccatggaggcggatttttggAAACAGAAAGCGGCTTGCCATTGGCTTGAGGATGGTGAGCGGAACACCAGACTTTTCCGTAATATG GATCTTCTTACCGGGGAGCCCTCTGCGCTCGATTGCCCTGATTTTTCGGGTTTTTCCTCGGTTATCTCTGCCGTGGAGAATGACGGTATTGCTGCGATTCCCTCTTTGGACGAGGTCCGCGCGACCGTCTTCTCCATTCACCGTGATAGCGTTGCTGGCCCTGATGGCTTTTCCTCGGCGTTCTTTCAGCATTGCTGGGAGATTGTCCATCAGGATGTTTTTGGTGCTGTTCTTGATTTTTTCCAGGGTTCTCCTATGCCTCAGGGCTTTACCGCCACCACGATCACTCTTATTCCCAAATTCGAGGGTGCACGCGCCTGGTCGGACTTCCGTCCGATCAGCCTGTGCAATGTCACGAACAAAATCATCTCGAAGCTGTTGTACTCTCGGTTGAGGGATGTGGTGGAGAGACTTGTTTCCCCGAATCAGAGTGGCTTCGTTCCGGGTTGGATGATCTCGGATAATATTATCCTTGCCCAGGAGCTCACTCACAGCATTACTCTCCCCCCTCGTGGTGGTAATGTCATATTGAAGTTGTATATGGCCAAGGCCTATGATCGGGTCCAGTGGCATTTCCTCTTCGACGTTTTGAGACATTTTGGTTTTTCAGAGCGTGTCGTGGCTTTGGTTTCGGCCTGTATTTCCCATTGTCATTTCTCCGTGAACATCAATGGTTCGCTATCGGGGTTTTTTGGTTCCACCAGAGGCCTCCGGCAGGGCGATCCATTGTCTCCACTTCTATTCGTTCTGGGGGCGGAGTATCTTTCTCGTGGCCTTGAGCGCCTCTACCTGCAGCATCCTGCGCTCAGGTACCGTTCTGATTGTGATATTTTGATTTCCCATCTGGCTTACGCTGATGATGTCATTATTTTTGCCAGTGGTGGGACTCGTGGTATGCAGCGCCTTGTTGATTTTCTGCATCACTACGAGAACTGTTCGGGGCAGCGGGTGAATGCTACCAAGAGTTCTTTGATTTTGCCTCCGAGGTGCTCTGGGCGCCTCCGCTCCCGGCTTTTGCGCATCACTGGGTTCGCCGAGGGTCATCTGCCCCTCAAGTACCTCGGAGTTCCCCTTTATCGGGGTAATCGCACATGCTCCCTTTTTGAGCCCCTCCTACAGTCTGTTCGTAGGAAGTTAGAGGGTTGGGAGATTCGGACCCTTTCCCCGGGGAGCCGCATGACCCTGATACGTAGCGTGCTCCTCTCCATGCCGATTTATTTTTTTCAGGTGGTTCAGCCACCTCTGGCTGTCATGGAGAAGCTTGAGCGGGCCTTCAACGCCTTCCTCTGGGGTCGAGACCCTTGGAAAGGAAGTGGCACTGGGCCCGGTGGTCCCGGGCTTGCCTCCCCGTGCTTGAGGGGGGACTCGGATTCCGCAGATTTAAAGATCTCGTGGAATGTTTCTCTATCAAATTATGGTTTAGATTTCGGCAG GATACGCCCTCGCGCGGAGCCTGGCATTCGCTGGCGAGTTGGTCTCGGAGATGTTTCCTTTTGGGATGACACTTGGTTTGGGGACGTTCCTTTGTCCTCCCGGTGTGTGGTCCGCGGGGGCCGTGATGTTCgggtctctcattttctttctgaGGGGTCCTGGGATTTTGATCGCCTCTGTGCGGTTGTTGCTCCTTCGGTTGCCGAGAAGATTGTTTTGATTCATGTTCTTTCGGGTGACCCTGATCTGGCTCGATGGATCCATAGCTCCGATGGTGCTTTCTCTGTGAGATCTGCTTGGGAGCTGATCCGTCAGCGTGCTCCGTCTTCTGATGTATTCCGCCCGTGTTGGGGGAGCTGGTTGAGGCCTACCATGTCGTTCTTCCTCTGGAGATTCTGGCATCAATGGCTCCCAGTTGATGAGGTGCTCCAGCGCCGGGGTTTTGCGTTAGCCTCGAGATGTCAGTGTTGTGATATGTCTGAGACACTCACACACATATTCATTCGCAGCCCGGTTGCTCGGTCTGTCTGGCACTTCTTTGGCACCGTGTTTCGGGTTCGTACTCCCGACACTGAGGATTTCAGTTTGTTCCTCAGTGCGTGGAAGAGAGATTTGGTCTGGTCCCGGGGGGGCCATGTGCGGGAGTTTCTTCCCTGCATTGTCCTGTGGTTCCTCTGGACTGCGCGGAACGATGCTAAGCACCATCATCTTCCCATCTCTGGGGAGACGGTGAAGTTTCAGATTTTGTCTTACCTGCGTCTCGCCCACTCTGCGCGTACTGTCAAGCCCAGACATTGGCTGGGTGTGTTTCATGTGGCGAGATTGCTGGGTATTTCGGTTGCTCTCCACAGATTTCATAGGACGGCGATTGTTCGCTGGCTGCGGCCGCCGTCCGGGTGCTTCAAGCTTAATGTCGATGGGAGCTCGCGTGGTACATCTGGGGACTCCTCTGCTGGTGGCGTTGTTCGGGATGATTCCGGGAGGGTCGTGCTCTCATTCAGCGAGTTCATCGGAGCTGGGTCTTCTCTCCGGGCTGAGCTTTGGGCGGTTTGGAGGGGTCTTCTCCTTTGTTCGGATAATTCTTTCTTCCCTCTTTGGATCGAGCTTGATTCTATGACTTCTATTCAGCTTATTCGTTCCCGTCGATGTTGCTGGGGTCTTGATCacattatatccagtattgttgTCCTTTTGAGGGGGCGGTCTGTTCATATTTCGCATATATTTCGGGAGGGTAATTCGGTGGCGGATGCATTGGCG GTACTGTTACTTAGGGGGTTTCTCTTTTCCCCCATTTTGCCAGTCTGGTGTGAGTGGGCCCAGACACTCGCACACTACATGTTTGGTCTCCTCGGGATTGGGTGTGCTCTCGCACTTACCCTCTTGGTGCTCTTCTTTGGCCCTCTCATATTCCCTGGAGCGCTATTTCTGTTTGGGCCTCTCTTTGGTCCACTTCTGGTCCCTGGCGGGCGTTTACTGCAGTTTCTCCTTGCCCGCCGTCTCAGTTCTTTTACAGGAGTTTACTGGATGTCGTGGTGGTTCCAGGGATTCTTTCCGGACGATCCTCTTCATTGTTATGATACCTTCGTCAGATTTATACTTCAGATGCTGGATCTTTTTTGTTCTGGCTGGATTGCGATCTTCATTTTGCTCTTCTATCGTCATTGTACAGTGATTTCCTGGCCTTATCTTATTTTGACTGCTGGGATTCATACAGTTACTCGGTTTCAGATTAGAGTCGTTTTGACATATTGGATTCTTCAGGGTGATGGCTTAGAGATGAGAATTTCTTCATGGATTCTGCACTCATCTCCCAGTTATCATTTGGTCTTCTTCGACGTGTTGACTCTTAGCGCAGCTCGTATTTGA
- the LOC140818028 gene encoding uncharacterized protein: MNCLIWNIRGLRGSESQQRLHAFVKEKQIKVLAVLEPLIDLDPRFMTRRLGFSGVISNLSGHIWVFFAADVRAECVFDHVQFLHIRVSASFLPTEIFCSFVYARCDYVQRRDLWASLLLVKPVLGPWLVGGDFNVVRDASECLGSRGGRLLPMEEFNTFILDSGLIDAGFEGSSFTWTNKTIWKRLDRVLVSVDWRDHFSSIRVEHLARTVSDHCPLLVTAPVFARGPSSFRFQHMWVRHHGFLQTVRLNLNLP; the protein is encoded by the coding sequence ATGAATTGTTTAATCTGGAATATCCGGGGACTTCGGGGTTCGGAGTCCCAGCAGAGGCTTCATGCCTTTGTGAAGGAGAAACAGATTAAGGTTTTGGCTGTTTTGGAGCCCTTGATTGATCTGGATCCGAGATTCATGACTCGCCGTTTGGGGTTTTCTGGAGTCATCTCTAATCTCTCCGGTCATATCTGGGTCTTTTTTGCTGCTGATGTGAGGGCGGAGTGTGTTTTTGATCATGTTCAGTTCCTTCACATCAGAGTCTCTGCCTCTTTCTTGCCGACAGAGATATTTTGTTCTTTTGTCTATGCTAGATGTGATTATGTTCAGCGTAGGGATCTTTGGGCTTCTTTGCTTTTGGTTAAGCCTGTTTTGGGTCCCTGGCTGGTTGGGGGCGACTTTAATGTCGTCAGGGATGCGTCTGAGTGCTTGGGCTCCCGTGGTGGTAGGTTGTTACCCATGGAGGAGTTCAACACTTTTATTCTTGATTCTGGCTTGATAGATGCTGGTTTTGAGGGGTCTTCGTTCACTTGGACGAATAAGACCATTTGGAAGCGGTTGGACAGGGTCTTGGTTTCTGTTGATTGGAGAGATCATTTCAGCTCGATTCGGGTTGAACATCTCGCTCGTACTGTCTCGGATCACTGTCCGCTTTTGGTTACCGCCCCTGTTTTTGCCCGTGGGCCGAGCTCGTTTCGCTTCCAGCATATGTGGGTTAGGCACCATGGTTTTTTGCAGACTGTGAGGCTTAATTTGAATCTGCCTTGA